A genome region from Sander vitreus isolate 19-12246 chromosome 21, sanVit1, whole genome shotgun sequence includes the following:
- the fam171a2b gene encoding protein FAM171A2 isoform X1, with translation MPASSISRLLLFVWICAVRQALAKSLPDQGAFEVQIKVQVFDNSDLSPLVDAQVEVHSNQTILASSRAGSDGVLRVSFLYRPGTWVIITASKQDYVTNSVPWHSSRIPLYASVSLYLLVQRPGTLILYDDVLQVLSGSPGARNQPLVQLQRKSLQLPSDSNYTALSAALTTARTQYEIGGFPFLLGQETNSSGAETGWTDLTALAVVSIQLFDKNGREIQVSDPIHVSVPLPSDTRNRMATSVPAWLYQPKTGLWVRNGTGYIKKDGPQFVWNVVVPQMGYWLAAFPSSSGLGLSHPGLRDITTYHTLFLLSILGSLALLVLILLCVLLYYCRCGERRRRRKCLKPRRQQGKVHTSNLNGAKRDQGTSTSRLNLICGGHVESGPSIDKSEMSPSRDYQSSREDLTKHVPAHMLRHAKGKNISGPQRGESFPMKVTRATETNNLDNPLLHEDYNRSYSPMESKESEYHRHHNANDNRGYSSDPPSPPRFQGYVPSQSDKPPEYSAAAVDSLARPTSLNTQPGQIIFCSSIDQMKENMYRSMVPTLVIPAHYMRLPSEFPKDGKDQKDQDKDGAGGGQQHHHHHIQKQGQQQQQGGSQGDDSEDPSWASDSSGGPVTIPVLFNDSTMAQMNGELQALTEKKLLELGVKQHPRAWFISLDGRNNAHVRHSYIDAGNDLSGGGVGGFLGGPSNTGRDVNLEPPLESQERKSAMNRKGKDECWGTGGRKGHGVSSSGGKCYSKLAYPDHSEPSSSEGRPVSPEENSLTPLLDEGPSSRGSTIPRRGRSRVNSSRSSNSENRRDSLTSPEDDPDDKDGNKKSPWQKIEDRPLMVFHPRK, from the exons AGGTGCAAATAAAAGTCCAGGTGTTCGACAACAGCGACCTGTCACCGCTGGTGGACGCTCAGGTGGAAGTCCACAGCAACCAGACCATCTTAGCGTCCAGCAGGGCCGGCAGCGATGGCGTCCTGAGAGTCAGCTTCCTGTACCGCCCCGGAACATGGGTCATCATCACAGCCTCCAAACAAGACTACGTCACCAACTCTGTGCCCTGGCACTCCAGCCGCATCCCCC tgTATGCATCCGTCAGCCTGTACCTCCTGGTTCAGAGGCCAGGAACACTTATTCTGTACGATGACGTGCTGCAGGTGCTGTCTGGGTCACCAG GAGCTCGTAACCAGCCACTTGTGCAGCTCCAGAGGAAGTCCCTTCAGCTGCCGTCTGACTCCAACTACACAGCGCTGTCTGCTGCGCTGACCACAGCCAGGACTCAGTATGAGATTGGCGGTTTCCCGTTTCTCCTGGGCCAAGAGACCAACAGCTCAG GTGCAGAAACAGGGTGGACAGACTTGACAGCTTTGGCTGTGGTCAGCATTCAGCTCTTTGACAAAAATGGCCGTGAGATCCAGGTCTCAGATCCGATCCACGTCTCGGTGCCACTGCCGTCCGACACCCGCAACAGGATGGCCACAAGTGTTCCTGCTTGGCTGTATCAGCCTAAGACGG GACTGTGGGTTAGGAACGGGACGGGCTACATCAAAAAGGACGGCCCACAGTTTGTGTGGAATGTTGTGGTTCCTCAGATGGGATACTGGTTAGCTGCTTTCCCTTCATCTTCAG GATTGGGTTTGTCTCATCCAGGCTTGAGGGACATCACCACCTACCACACCCTGTTCCTGCTCTCCATCCTGGGCTCGCTGGCCCTGCTGGTGCTCATCCTGCTCTGTGTGCTGCTCTACTACTGCAGGTGTGGGGAGCGTAGGCGCAG GCGGAAGTGTTTGAAACCTCGACGGCAGCAAGGGAAAGTCCACACTTCCAATCTAAATGGTGCAAAGAGAGACCAGGGAACATCCACTTCGCGCCTAAATCTGATCTGTGGTGGCCACGTTGAGTCTGGCCCTTCAATTGACAAATCTGAAATGTCCCCATCTCGAGACTACCAGAGTTCACGGGAGGACTTAACCAAGCATGTTCCAGCTCACATGCTGCGACACGCAAAGGGAAAAAATATTTCAGGTCCCCAACGGGGTGAAAGCTTCCCCATGAAGGTTACACGTGCCACAGAGACCAATAACCTGGACAACCCTCTGCTGCATGAAGACTACAACCGGAGCTACAGCCCTATGGAGAGCAAAGAGTCTGAATATCACCGACACCACAACGCCAACGACAATCGAGGGTACTCCTCTGATCCCCCGTCCCCGCCTCGCTTTCAAGGCTACGTGCCAAGCCAGTCTGACAAACCGCCCGAATATTCGGCAGCAGCTGTAGACAGCCTTGCCAGACCCACCTCCCTCAACACCCAGCCAGGTCAGATCATCTTCTGCAGCTCCATTGACCAGATGAAGGAGAACATGTACCGGAGCATGGTGCCAACCCTGGTCATCCCAGCACACTACATGCGCCTGCCCTCCGAGTTTCCCAAAGATGGCAAGGACCAGAAGGACCAAGATAAAGATGGCGCGGGAGGAGGCCAGcagcaccatcaccaccacatcCAGAAACAAggccaacagcagcagcaaggtGGCTCCCAAGGCGACGACTCGGAGGATCCGAGTTGGGCATCCGACTCCTCTGGCGGACCCGTGACCATCCCGGTGCTCTTTAACGACTCCACCATGGCTCAGATGAACGGTGAACTGCAGGCTCTGACTGAGAAGAAGCTACTGGAGCTGGGTGTTAAACAGCACCCAAGGGCGTGGTTCATCTCCCTGGATGGACGTAACAACGCTCATGTGCGCCACTCCTACATAGATGCTGGGAATGACCTCAGTGGTGGAGGCGTTGGGGGATTCTTGGGGGGTCCCAGCAACACTGGACGAGACGTCAACCTTGAACCACCTCTGGAGTCCCAAGAACGCAAGTCGGCAATGAACAGGAAGGGTAAAGACGAGTGTTGGGGGACGGGAGGACGGAAGGGCCACGGTGTTAGCAGCAGTGGGGGGAAGTGTTACTCCAAGTTGGCATACCCCGACCACAGCGAGCCCAGCAGCAGCGAGGGACGCCCGGTCTCACCCGAGGAGAACTCCCTCACCCCTCTTCTCGACGAAGGTCCATCCTCCCGAGGATCCACCATCCCCAGACGAGGACGCAGCCGCGTGAACAGCAGCCGCAGCAGCAACAGCGAGAACCGCCGCGACTCCTTGACCAGTCCTGAGGACGATCCCGACGACAAAGACGGGAACAAGAAGAGCCCCTGGCAGAAGATTGAAGACAGGCCTCTCATGGTCTTCCACCCCAGGAAGTGA
- the grnb gene encoding granulin b isoform X1 — protein sequence MMLQMGILCLALLGLSSALVCPDGGMCEDKNTCCKNTVGGYGCCPLPHAECCSDHLHCCYEGTVCDLVHAKCVNKTVSLPWMRRVPTKRALLGPRVTLGERVKAVTCPDEESECPDDNTCCQLIDGSWGCCPLPKAVCCEDKFHCCPGGTKCDLAHSKCVSASMESFPMLRKLPASRRVNDPVTCPGGKSSCPKSFTCCLLTSGDYGCCLYTEAMCCSDHIHCCPSDTICDLEHGICKSGDTSVPMLKKIAAVPNDVECPDKKSACPDETTCCQITNGTYGCCPMPNAVCCSDHAHCCPEGTECDLSHSTCVSARGENTLTSKIPAAATELVAVQSKVGAVPCNDSVACPDGNTCCKSPVGEWACCPLPKAVCCDDHLHCCPHGTTCNLAASTCDDPSGSTVMPWLSKVPTFPLLTDNSKCDKTTSCPGKSTCCKTESGGWACCPLPQAVCCDDHIHCCPHSTVCNLEAESCDDPSGFLPSLRWVEKVPALTAEVEDEKCDKQTMCPGGTTCCNKGSGQWACCPLPQAVCCNDHEHCCPKGYKCNVAEQACDKPGDLSLPWLQKIPALQKEPSRAVSSPTLPARNMCDAQTSCPRDTTCCFMEKTHKWGCCPLPNAVCCRDGNHCCPGGHTCEAHRSSCSKGPHVVIPWFSKLSALTEPGAVTDVKCDDKTSCAAGTTCCKLQTGEWGCCPLVKAVCCADHEHCCPQGYTCNMQTGTCEKEDHDVLILSLPQSKVVQSELRDTEDDADVPCDGTGEFHCPKQDTCCKVSATEWACCPSPQAVCCSDSKHCCPAGSSCDLKAGGCTLHPQLTWDTLTGENRKKDFVRHGL from the exons ATG ATGCTGCAGATGGGGATCTTGTGTCTGGCTCTGCTGGGCCTGAGCTCAGCGCTGGTCTGTCCGGATGGAGGCATGTGTGAAGACAAAAACACCTGCTGCAAGAACACTGTGGGAGGATACGGATGCTGTCCACTACCTCAC GCTGAGTGTTGTTCAGACCATCTCCACTGCTGCTATGAGGGGACGGTTTGTGATCTCGTCCACGCCAAATGTGTTAATAAAACAGTGTCCCTGCCCTGGATGAGACGCGTTCCCACCAAACGGGCTCTGCTCGGCCCTCGGGTAACG CTCGGGGAGAGAGTGAAAGCAGTCACTTGTCCGGACGAGGAGTCTGAATGTCCGGATGACAACACTTGCTGCCAGCTTATTGATGGCTCCTGGGGCTGCTGTCCATTACCTAAG GCAGTGTGTTGTGAGGATAAATTTCACTGTTGCCCCGGGGGAACCAAGTGTGATCTTGCTCACTCaaagtgtgtgtctgcctcGATGGAGTCCTTCCCCATGCTGCGGAAACTGCCTGCCAGTAGGAGGGTGAATGATCCAG TGACATGTCCTGGTGGGAAAAGCAGCTGCCCAAAGAGTTTTACATGTTGCCTTCTAACCAGTGGAGACTACGGCTGCTGCCTTTACACAGAG GCTATGTGCTGCAGCGATCATATCCACTGTTGCCCTAGTGACACCATATGTGACCTGGAGCATGGTATCTGCAAGTCTGGTGACACGAGCGTGCCAATGCTGAAGAAGATCGCTGCCGTACCCAATGACG TTGAGTGTCCAGACAAGAAATCGGCATGTCCTGACGAGACAACATGCTGCCAGATAACCAATGGCACATATGGCTGCTGTCCGATGCCCAAT GCCGTCTGCTGTTCAGATCACGCCCACTGTTGTCCTGAAGGAACAGAGTGTGATCTCTCCCACAGCACCTGTGTGTCCGCCCGAGGAGAGAACACTTTGACCTCGAAGATCCCCGCTGCTGCCACGGAACTGGTGGCCGTTCAGAGCAAAG TCGGTGCTGTTCCCTGCAACGACTCCGTGGCCTGCCCTGACGGAAACACCTGCTGTAAATCACCAGTGGGAGAATGGGCCTGTTGTCCGCTACCTAAG GCCGTGTGTTGCGATGACCACCTGCACTGCTGCCCCCACGGCACCACATGTAACCTTGCAGCCTCCACTTGTGACGATCCCTCAGGCAGTACGGTGATGCCCTGGCTCAGCAAAGTGCCCACCTTCCCCTTACTGACCGATAACAGTAAGTGTGACAAGACTACGTCGTGCCCTGGGAAATCCACCTGCTGCAAGACGGAAAGCGGAGGCTGGGCCTGCTGTCCTCTGCCGCAG GCTGTGTGCTGTGATGACCACATCCACTGCTGCCCTCACAGTACAGTCTGCAACCTGGAGGCTGAGAGTTGTGACGACCCGTCTGGGTTCTTACCTTCCCTCCGCTGGGTGGAGAAGGTGCCGGCTCTGACCGCGGAGGTGGAGGATGAGAAATGTGACAAGCAGACGATGTGTCCAGGAGGCACCACCTGCTGCAATAAAGGATCGGGACAGTGGGCCTGCTGCCCCTTACCTCAG GCTGTGTGCTGTAACGATCATGAGCACTGCTGCCCCAAAGGCTACAAATGTAACGTGGCTGAACAGGCGTGCGACAAACCCGGTGACCTCAGCCTGCCCTGGCTGCAGAAGATACCGGCCCTGCAGAAAGAGCCCAGTCGGGCTGTTTCCAGTCCAACTCTTCCGGCCAGGAACATGTGTGACGCCCAGACCAGCTGCCCCAGAGATACGACCTGCTGCTTCATGGAGAAGACCCACAAATGGGGCTGCTGCCCTCTGCCGAAT GCGGTGTGTTGTAGGGATGGAAACCACTGCTGCCCCGGTGGTCACACCTGTGAAGCTCACCGCTCCTCCTGCTCAAAGGGCCCCCATGTTGTCATACCCTGGTTCAGCAAGCTGAGCGCCCTGACCGAGCCGGGCGCCGTGACGGACGTTAAATGTGACGACAAAACCAGCTGTGCTGCAGGAACGACCTGCTGTAAACTGCAGACAGGAGAGTGgggctgctgcccgctggtcaag GCGGTGTGCTGTGCGGACCACGAGCACTGCTGTCCTCAGGGCTACACCTGCAACATGCAGACCGGAACATGCGAGAAGGAGGACCACGACGTGCTCATCCTCAGCCTCCCTCAGAGCAAAGTGGTACAGTCCGAGCTGAGAGACACCGAGGACGACGCAGACGTTCCCTGTGACGGCACGGGGGAGTTTCACTGCCCCAAGCAGGACACGTGCTGCAAGGTGTCAGCCACAGAGTGGGCCTGTTGCCCCTCACCCCAG GCGGTGTGCTGCTCCGACTCTAAGCACTGCTGTCCTGCAGGATCCTCCTGTGACCTGAAGGCTGGAGGTTGCACCCTGCACCCCCAGCTGACCTGGGACACTTTGACTGGGgagaacagaaagaaagacttTGTCCGACATGGACTTTAA
- the fam171a2b gene encoding protein FAM171A2 isoform X2: protein MPASSISRLLLFVWICAVRQALAKSLPDQGAFEVQIKVQVFDNSDLSPLVDAQVEVHSNQTILASSRAGSDGVLRVSFLYRPGTWVIITASKQDYVTNSVPWHSSRIPLYASVSLYLLVQRPGTLILYDDVLQVLSGSPGARNQPLVQLQRKSLQLPSDSNYTALSAALTTARTQYEIGGFPFLLGQETNSSGAETGWTDLTALAVVSIQLFDKNGREIQVSDPIHVSVPLPSDTRNRMATSVPAWLYQPKTGLWVRNGTGYIKKDGPQFVWNVVVPQMGYWLAAFPSSSGLGLSHPGLRDITTYHTLFLLSILGSLALLVLILLCVLLYYCRRKCLKPRRQQGKVHTSNLNGAKRDQGTSTSRLNLICGGHVESGPSIDKSEMSPSRDYQSSREDLTKHVPAHMLRHAKGKNISGPQRGESFPMKVTRATETNNLDNPLLHEDYNRSYSPMESKESEYHRHHNANDNRGYSSDPPSPPRFQGYVPSQSDKPPEYSAAAVDSLARPTSLNTQPGQIIFCSSIDQMKENMYRSMVPTLVIPAHYMRLPSEFPKDGKDQKDQDKDGAGGGQQHHHHHIQKQGQQQQQGGSQGDDSEDPSWASDSSGGPVTIPVLFNDSTMAQMNGELQALTEKKLLELGVKQHPRAWFISLDGRNNAHVRHSYIDAGNDLSGGGVGGFLGGPSNTGRDVNLEPPLESQERKSAMNRKGKDECWGTGGRKGHGVSSSGGKCYSKLAYPDHSEPSSSEGRPVSPEENSLTPLLDEGPSSRGSTIPRRGRSRVNSSRSSNSENRRDSLTSPEDDPDDKDGNKKSPWQKIEDRPLMVFHPRK from the exons AGGTGCAAATAAAAGTCCAGGTGTTCGACAACAGCGACCTGTCACCGCTGGTGGACGCTCAGGTGGAAGTCCACAGCAACCAGACCATCTTAGCGTCCAGCAGGGCCGGCAGCGATGGCGTCCTGAGAGTCAGCTTCCTGTACCGCCCCGGAACATGGGTCATCATCACAGCCTCCAAACAAGACTACGTCACCAACTCTGTGCCCTGGCACTCCAGCCGCATCCCCC tgTATGCATCCGTCAGCCTGTACCTCCTGGTTCAGAGGCCAGGAACACTTATTCTGTACGATGACGTGCTGCAGGTGCTGTCTGGGTCACCAG GAGCTCGTAACCAGCCACTTGTGCAGCTCCAGAGGAAGTCCCTTCAGCTGCCGTCTGACTCCAACTACACAGCGCTGTCTGCTGCGCTGACCACAGCCAGGACTCAGTATGAGATTGGCGGTTTCCCGTTTCTCCTGGGCCAAGAGACCAACAGCTCAG GTGCAGAAACAGGGTGGACAGACTTGACAGCTTTGGCTGTGGTCAGCATTCAGCTCTTTGACAAAAATGGCCGTGAGATCCAGGTCTCAGATCCGATCCACGTCTCGGTGCCACTGCCGTCCGACACCCGCAACAGGATGGCCACAAGTGTTCCTGCTTGGCTGTATCAGCCTAAGACGG GACTGTGGGTTAGGAACGGGACGGGCTACATCAAAAAGGACGGCCCACAGTTTGTGTGGAATGTTGTGGTTCCTCAGATGGGATACTGGTTAGCTGCTTTCCCTTCATCTTCAG GATTGGGTTTGTCTCATCCAGGCTTGAGGGACATCACCACCTACCACACCCTGTTCCTGCTCTCCATCCTGGGCTCGCTGGCCCTGCTGGTGCTCATCCTGCTCTGTGTGCTGCTCTACTACTGCAG GCGGAAGTGTTTGAAACCTCGACGGCAGCAAGGGAAAGTCCACACTTCCAATCTAAATGGTGCAAAGAGAGACCAGGGAACATCCACTTCGCGCCTAAATCTGATCTGTGGTGGCCACGTTGAGTCTGGCCCTTCAATTGACAAATCTGAAATGTCCCCATCTCGAGACTACCAGAGTTCACGGGAGGACTTAACCAAGCATGTTCCAGCTCACATGCTGCGACACGCAAAGGGAAAAAATATTTCAGGTCCCCAACGGGGTGAAAGCTTCCCCATGAAGGTTACACGTGCCACAGAGACCAATAACCTGGACAACCCTCTGCTGCATGAAGACTACAACCGGAGCTACAGCCCTATGGAGAGCAAAGAGTCTGAATATCACCGACACCACAACGCCAACGACAATCGAGGGTACTCCTCTGATCCCCCGTCCCCGCCTCGCTTTCAAGGCTACGTGCCAAGCCAGTCTGACAAACCGCCCGAATATTCGGCAGCAGCTGTAGACAGCCTTGCCAGACCCACCTCCCTCAACACCCAGCCAGGTCAGATCATCTTCTGCAGCTCCATTGACCAGATGAAGGAGAACATGTACCGGAGCATGGTGCCAACCCTGGTCATCCCAGCACACTACATGCGCCTGCCCTCCGAGTTTCCCAAAGATGGCAAGGACCAGAAGGACCAAGATAAAGATGGCGCGGGAGGAGGCCAGcagcaccatcaccaccacatcCAGAAACAAggccaacagcagcagcaaggtGGCTCCCAAGGCGACGACTCGGAGGATCCGAGTTGGGCATCCGACTCCTCTGGCGGACCCGTGACCATCCCGGTGCTCTTTAACGACTCCACCATGGCTCAGATGAACGGTGAACTGCAGGCTCTGACTGAGAAGAAGCTACTGGAGCTGGGTGTTAAACAGCACCCAAGGGCGTGGTTCATCTCCCTGGATGGACGTAACAACGCTCATGTGCGCCACTCCTACATAGATGCTGGGAATGACCTCAGTGGTGGAGGCGTTGGGGGATTCTTGGGGGGTCCCAGCAACACTGGACGAGACGTCAACCTTGAACCACCTCTGGAGTCCCAAGAACGCAAGTCGGCAATGAACAGGAAGGGTAAAGACGAGTGTTGGGGGACGGGAGGACGGAAGGGCCACGGTGTTAGCAGCAGTGGGGGGAAGTGTTACTCCAAGTTGGCATACCCCGACCACAGCGAGCCCAGCAGCAGCGAGGGACGCCCGGTCTCACCCGAGGAGAACTCCCTCACCCCTCTTCTCGACGAAGGTCCATCCTCCCGAGGATCCACCATCCCCAGACGAGGACGCAGCCGCGTGAACAGCAGCCGCAGCAGCAACAGCGAGAACCGCCGCGACTCCTTGACCAGTCCTGAGGACGATCCCGACGACAAAGACGGGAACAAGAAGAGCCCCTGGCAGAAGATTGAAGACAGGCCTCTCATGGTCTTCCACCCCAGGAAGTGA
- the grnb gene encoding granulin b isoform X2, translating to MLQMGILCLALLGLSSALVCPDGGMCEDKNTCCKNTVGGYGCCPLPHAECCSDHLHCCYEGTVCDLVHAKCVNKTVSLPWMRRVPTKRALLGPRVTLGERVKAVTCPDEESECPDDNTCCQLIDGSWGCCPLPKAVCCEDKFHCCPGGTKCDLAHSKCVSASMESFPMLRKLPASRRVNDPVTCPGGKSSCPKSFTCCLLTSGDYGCCLYTEAMCCSDHIHCCPSDTICDLEHGICKSGDTSVPMLKKIAAVPNDVECPDKKSACPDETTCCQITNGTYGCCPMPNAVCCSDHAHCCPEGTECDLSHSTCVSARGENTLTSKIPAAATELVAVQSKVGAVPCNDSVACPDGNTCCKSPVGEWACCPLPKAVCCDDHLHCCPHGTTCNLAASTCDDPSGSTVMPWLSKVPTFPLLTDNSKCDKTTSCPGKSTCCKTESGGWACCPLPQAVCCDDHIHCCPHSTVCNLEAESCDDPSGFLPSLRWVEKVPALTAEVEDEKCDKQTMCPGGTTCCNKGSGQWACCPLPQAVCCNDHEHCCPKGYKCNVAEQACDKPGDLSLPWLQKIPALQKEPSRAVSSPTLPARNMCDAQTSCPRDTTCCFMEKTHKWGCCPLPNAVCCRDGNHCCPGGHTCEAHRSSCSKGPHVVIPWFSKLSALTEPGAVTDVKCDDKTSCAAGTTCCKLQTGEWGCCPLVKAVCCADHEHCCPQGYTCNMQTGTCEKEDHDVLILSLPQSKVVQSELRDTEDDADVPCDGTGEFHCPKQDTCCKVSATEWACCPSPQAVCCSDSKHCCPAGSSCDLKAGGCTLHPQLTWDTLTGENRKKDFVRHGL from the exons ATGCTGCAGATGGGGATCTTGTGTCTGGCTCTGCTGGGCCTGAGCTCAGCGCTGGTCTGTCCGGATGGAGGCATGTGTGAAGACAAAAACACCTGCTGCAAGAACACTGTGGGAGGATACGGATGCTGTCCACTACCTCAC GCTGAGTGTTGTTCAGACCATCTCCACTGCTGCTATGAGGGGACGGTTTGTGATCTCGTCCACGCCAAATGTGTTAATAAAACAGTGTCCCTGCCCTGGATGAGACGCGTTCCCACCAAACGGGCTCTGCTCGGCCCTCGGGTAACG CTCGGGGAGAGAGTGAAAGCAGTCACTTGTCCGGACGAGGAGTCTGAATGTCCGGATGACAACACTTGCTGCCAGCTTATTGATGGCTCCTGGGGCTGCTGTCCATTACCTAAG GCAGTGTGTTGTGAGGATAAATTTCACTGTTGCCCCGGGGGAACCAAGTGTGATCTTGCTCACTCaaagtgtgtgtctgcctcGATGGAGTCCTTCCCCATGCTGCGGAAACTGCCTGCCAGTAGGAGGGTGAATGATCCAG TGACATGTCCTGGTGGGAAAAGCAGCTGCCCAAAGAGTTTTACATGTTGCCTTCTAACCAGTGGAGACTACGGCTGCTGCCTTTACACAGAG GCTATGTGCTGCAGCGATCATATCCACTGTTGCCCTAGTGACACCATATGTGACCTGGAGCATGGTATCTGCAAGTCTGGTGACACGAGCGTGCCAATGCTGAAGAAGATCGCTGCCGTACCCAATGACG TTGAGTGTCCAGACAAGAAATCGGCATGTCCTGACGAGACAACATGCTGCCAGATAACCAATGGCACATATGGCTGCTGTCCGATGCCCAAT GCCGTCTGCTGTTCAGATCACGCCCACTGTTGTCCTGAAGGAACAGAGTGTGATCTCTCCCACAGCACCTGTGTGTCCGCCCGAGGAGAGAACACTTTGACCTCGAAGATCCCCGCTGCTGCCACGGAACTGGTGGCCGTTCAGAGCAAAG TCGGTGCTGTTCCCTGCAACGACTCCGTGGCCTGCCCTGACGGAAACACCTGCTGTAAATCACCAGTGGGAGAATGGGCCTGTTGTCCGCTACCTAAG GCCGTGTGTTGCGATGACCACCTGCACTGCTGCCCCCACGGCACCACATGTAACCTTGCAGCCTCCACTTGTGACGATCCCTCAGGCAGTACGGTGATGCCCTGGCTCAGCAAAGTGCCCACCTTCCCCTTACTGACCGATAACAGTAAGTGTGACAAGACTACGTCGTGCCCTGGGAAATCCACCTGCTGCAAGACGGAAAGCGGAGGCTGGGCCTGCTGTCCTCTGCCGCAG GCTGTGTGCTGTGATGACCACATCCACTGCTGCCCTCACAGTACAGTCTGCAACCTGGAGGCTGAGAGTTGTGACGACCCGTCTGGGTTCTTACCTTCCCTCCGCTGGGTGGAGAAGGTGCCGGCTCTGACCGCGGAGGTGGAGGATGAGAAATGTGACAAGCAGACGATGTGTCCAGGAGGCACCACCTGCTGCAATAAAGGATCGGGACAGTGGGCCTGCTGCCCCTTACCTCAG GCTGTGTGCTGTAACGATCATGAGCACTGCTGCCCCAAAGGCTACAAATGTAACGTGGCTGAACAGGCGTGCGACAAACCCGGTGACCTCAGCCTGCCCTGGCTGCAGAAGATACCGGCCCTGCAGAAAGAGCCCAGTCGGGCTGTTTCCAGTCCAACTCTTCCGGCCAGGAACATGTGTGACGCCCAGACCAGCTGCCCCAGAGATACGACCTGCTGCTTCATGGAGAAGACCCACAAATGGGGCTGCTGCCCTCTGCCGAAT GCGGTGTGTTGTAGGGATGGAAACCACTGCTGCCCCGGTGGTCACACCTGTGAAGCTCACCGCTCCTCCTGCTCAAAGGGCCCCCATGTTGTCATACCCTGGTTCAGCAAGCTGAGCGCCCTGACCGAGCCGGGCGCCGTGACGGACGTTAAATGTGACGACAAAACCAGCTGTGCTGCAGGAACGACCTGCTGTAAACTGCAGACAGGAGAGTGgggctgctgcccgctggtcaag GCGGTGTGCTGTGCGGACCACGAGCACTGCTGTCCTCAGGGCTACACCTGCAACATGCAGACCGGAACATGCGAGAAGGAGGACCACGACGTGCTCATCCTCAGCCTCCCTCAGAGCAAAGTGGTACAGTCCGAGCTGAGAGACACCGAGGACGACGCAGACGTTCCCTGTGACGGCACGGGGGAGTTTCACTGCCCCAAGCAGGACACGTGCTGCAAGGTGTCAGCCACAGAGTGGGCCTGTTGCCCCTCACCCCAG GCGGTGTGCTGCTCCGACTCTAAGCACTGCTGTCCTGCAGGATCCTCCTGTGACCTGAAGGCTGGAGGTTGCACCCTGCACCCCCAGCTGACCTGGGACACTTTGACTGGGgagaacagaaagaaagacttTGTCCGACATGGACTTTAA